Proteins from a genomic interval of Bradyrhizobium sp. G127:
- a CDS encoding glycosyltransferase family 4 protein, with amino-acid sequence MKPILIYVASEDWAFVSHRLPMARAARDAGFDVHVATSVGSSADAIRAEGFTIHPIPFRRGGLSPLSAISTILALRKIKRTLSPSIVHHVGMQICVLGGISSLGMTTPQVNAMTGLGYAFTSTTARALLLRIVIAVALRFLLNRDHAIFLVQNPDDRAALETIGIDPNRLVRIPGSGVDTDKLLPMPEPAGPITVGFAGRLLTSKGIRALVGAHRILRALGVDVRLRIAGDPDLANPDSVSFEDAKQWNNEPGITWLGHVYDITSLWRDSHIAALPSHREGLPKSLLEAAACARPLIATDAPGCREIAIHDQTGLLVPIENPQALADAIGKLATSPELRMRYGAAARRLVVEKMSAQAIGAAIVDLYNEQIQRTS; translated from the coding sequence ATGAAACCCATCCTAATTTACGTGGCTTCGGAGGATTGGGCTTTTGTCTCTCATCGTCTTCCAATGGCCCGGGCCGCGCGCGATGCGGGCTTCGATGTTCATGTAGCAACTTCGGTGGGATCGAGTGCCGATGCCATCCGCGCCGAAGGATTTACGATTCATCCAATACCGTTCCGGCGTGGCGGCCTGTCGCCGCTTAGTGCGATTTCGACCATCCTGGCGCTCCGAAAGATCAAACGCACGCTCTCGCCATCCATCGTACATCATGTGGGCATGCAGATCTGCGTGCTGGGAGGAATCTCATCCCTCGGAATGACGACGCCCCAGGTCAATGCGATGACCGGACTCGGCTATGCTTTTACATCGACAACGGCCAGAGCTCTCCTTCTTCGCATCGTGATCGCGGTTGCATTGCGATTCCTGCTGAATCGGGATCACGCCATATTCCTGGTTCAGAATCCGGATGACCGCGCCGCGCTCGAGACGATTGGGATCGATCCCAATCGTCTCGTCCGCATTCCCGGTTCAGGTGTCGATACAGACAAACTGCTGCCGATGCCCGAGCCTGCCGGCCCAATAACAGTCGGATTTGCCGGGCGGCTTTTGACCAGCAAGGGCATTCGCGCCCTAGTTGGCGCGCACCGGATTCTGCGCGCACTCGGCGTGGACGTTCGCCTGCGCATCGCCGGAGATCCCGATCTGGCCAATCCTGATTCCGTTTCCTTCGAAGACGCAAAGCAATGGAACAACGAGCCCGGCATCACGTGGCTCGGCCATGTTTACGACATTACCTCGCTGTGGCGGGACTCTCATATCGCAGCACTGCCCTCCCACCGCGAGGGGCTGCCGAAAAGTCTGCTCGAAGCGGCGGCCTGTGCCCGGCCCCTTATCGCCACGGACGCACCAGGTTGCCGGGAAATCGCGATCCACGACCAGACTGGCCTGTTGGTGCCGATCGAAAATCCGCAAGCACTCGCCGATGCGATTGGCAAACTGGCGACCTCGCCGGAATTGCGAATGCGCTACGGCGCGGCGGCCCGGCGGCTCGTCGTCGAGAAGATGTCTGCACAGGCGATCGGCGCAG